The Quercus lobata isolate SW786 chromosome 9, ValleyOak3.0 Primary Assembly, whole genome shotgun sequence region TTCAAGGATTTCAATAATTGTATTCTCTGAAAACTATGCGTCCTCCACATGGTGCTTGGATGAACTTGCCAAGATTGTAGAGTGTAAGAAGAATGGCCAATTAGTGCGACCGGTTTTTTACAACGTAGATCCATCAGAAGTTCGTAACCAAATAGGAAAGTTTGGAGAAGCATTATctaaacatgaagaaaaaatgaaggatAACAAGAAGCTGCACAGTTGGAGGGAAGCTTTACATGAAGCTGCCAATATATCTGGTTGGCATTACAAGCACGGGTATGTTCCTATACTTAATGACTACTTTTATGCCTTACAAGTTCTAATGGTTTTTCTcgtaaaaagaaaagttttaataGTTTTGTAATGACCAATAGATGTTATTGTTAAACAATTACTACTATGTGATGGCtgtccttttaaatttttttattatttatttatgtttttcaaaTTATGGATATTTTTTTGGGTCATATCTTCTACTATGGCTATTAGCTATGGCtcaatagtaaaaataaaataacaaaatatttgatTATCTTACCAAATAATTAGGATTTTTCTAACAtgtggttttaaatttttttttagaagaaattcTTATCAATTTTGTTCAAGTATTAAGTGGGTTTTCAATAATTTTGTGCCCCTCCTCTAATTGGATTTTCCATGCAATTTCTTCGCAAAAACCTAAAACTAATTTCCTAGAAAATGATTTCCTAGAAAAAATCCTAACCAAATTATAGATCTTAGACCTATAAATTACATTAGGtacactttaaaaaataaaaaacctaatcaaactaatttttttcgTTATGCTTAAACTCCGAACATCTTGAATTTAGTTCAGGttcatatttcaattttatagTCTAACTATTCACATGTCTTGTATTGAATGACAGATGTactgaatttgaatttatccaagaaattgttgaagagatctcaaattctaaattaaatcGGATGCCATTATTTGTTGCAAAATACCCAGTTGGAATAAATTCTCGTGTGGAGGCCATAATATTGCAATTAGATATTGGGTCAAATGATGTTCATATGTTAGGTATGTATGGCCTCAGTGGAGTAGGTAAAACAACCATTGCAAAAGCTgtttataacaaaattttttacaattttgaaaGAAGCttctttttggaaaatgttagaGAAAAGTCAAGGACATTTGATGGCATTATTCAACTACAAGAGATACTTCTTTGTGAGGCCCTAGGGAATAGACAACTGAAGGTGTGCAGTGAATCGAAAAGAACCATTGCAATAGAGAACATACTTCGCAATAAAAGAattcttttaattcttgatgatgtggataaatcagaccaaattgaaatattgaTTGGAGGATGTGATTGGTTTGCTTCTGGAAGTCGAATCATTATAACAACAAGAGATAAACATTTGTTACATACTTTTAAAATATGTCATTCAACTTACATGGTTAACGAATTAGGTGATCATGAAGCTCTTGAACTATTTAGTATGCATgcctttcaaaaaaacaaacctGAGAAAGATTATTTAGAACTTACTAATCAAGTTATATGTTATGCCAAGGGCATTCCATTAGCTCTATCAATAATTGGTGCCAATTTGCACGGAAGAAgtgaaatggaatggaaaagTGCATTAGATAAGTATGAAAGGATTCCTGACAAAGATATACAAAAAGTACTCCAAGTAAGTTATCAAGGATTGGATGATAcggaacaaaatatttttctcgATCTTGCATGTTTCTTCAAGGGTCATTTCAAGGATTATGTTGTGGATATACTAAATTCTTGCGATCTATACCCAGTTATTGGTattcaaaaacttattgatAAGTGTCTTATAAATGTTGATCGATTTAACAAATTATGGATGCATGACTTGCTACAGCAAATGGGTAGAGAGATTGTCCGACAGGAATCACCCCAAAAACCCGAACTACGTAGTAGATTATGGTATTATGAGGATGCTTTTGAAGTACTAATGGAAAATAAGGTATAACTTGGTCTCATTCACCTTTACCCTTTTCTTATAGGGAAAATTTaatggctttttatttttgtttattttttttttccttcatataatttttttctttagttatgGAAGAAAATTCAAGTCTGTCAACAAAGTTAAAATTTAAtagttattatatttttagtgaGTTCTTTTGTATGATGTAATTCACTAAATGTTTTGTCTAATCAGGGATCAAATAACATTCGAGGCATGATGATAGTCCCGCCTGAACCAACAAAGTTGCAAATAGAAGCTAATTGttttgaaaagatgaaaaatctCAAGTTCCTTATGGTTGGTAATGTGGATATTTGCAGAGGTCTTGAATATCTCCCTAATGGATTAAGGGTGCTTGATTGGCTATGGTTTCCTTTATCCTCATTACCATCCAATTTTCATCCTCAAAACCTTGTTGCACTCAACTTGCCACAAAGTCGGATTATATTGGACAAGCTTTTCAAGGtattgtcatttttatttatttataaattattataacttcattaatatgtattttaacatttattgaagttaaattttgattttttttcttacagaGGATACAATGTAGAAGCTTGACACATATGAATTTTCGTAACTGTCAATACATTAGGAAATTACCGGACTTATTGAGTGCCACCCCAAATGTAAAGAACTTGGATCTCAATGATTGTAGAAAATTAGTCAAGATTTATGACTCTATTGGATATCTTGATAAGCTTGAAAGCTGGGAACTTAATGGTTGCTTTGAACTTCGTATTCTTCCAAGCTGCATTGTGATGAAATCTCttaaagttttatttctttttgattgCAAAAGGGTTAGGAGGTTCCCCGATATTCCACAAAGAATGGAAAATTTAAGGTATCTAAGTTTGGCACACACTGCCATTACAGAGCTTCCTCCATCAATTGGAAATCTCGCTGGGCTTGAGATTTTAGAGATAGGTTCCCCTTTCTATTTGTGCCGGCTTCCAATTAGCATTTATGAATTGCAACTTATTTCCCAACTCTTGCTCTATGGTAATGTCCAATTTCCGAAGAGCATGGGAATTGGCAGACAAGCCCCgttgaattttctaaaaaagtTAACTTCATGTTTCACCCACTCAGAGAAAACTAAAGATTTGAACCTCCGAGAATGTACTATTAGATTTAATAGGTTAGATACGCTTCTAATTTGGGATGACaagttccttaaaaaaattccaaagctTCCAGAAGCTATAAGAAGAATAGAAGCAAATAACTGCATTTCGTTGAATTCAGaatcattaagaaatttaatcCTTCaggtacctctctctctctctcttaaagtAATAATTTTGGTTAACTTTGAAAATACGTTTAGCAGATTTGCTAAACttcaatttctcaaaattttgaattgcaTGCAGTTTGGAAGAAAGTTAGGGCTTCCACAAGATATGAAATGTTCAGGTGTGAAGATTGATTTGCATTCACATCACAAATTATCACATCAGATTGATTTCTCTTCTCGGGTCTCCATCTCTGAGCTCCGGGTACTTTTTGTTGAGTCCTTTCCCACTATAGATGTGTATCTGGCGAGTGATTTAGCAgaaatatatagtattagagTACCAGGAAAGAAGATTCCAAAGTGGTTTAACCATCAAAGCACAGAGGGTACCATATTATTCTGGGTTGGTCCTGAATTTCCCATAGTTGCTCTTTGTGTTGTTTTTCATCTAGTTCCGTTGAAGGACAGTTATGCTGATAATGATAGCTATGGTTTTGTTCGTGATGATATAATCAGTTGGGATTGTGATCTCAGAATTTTCATCAATGGTCATAAGCGACCTTTTATTGAGAGAGtgttatttcattttataaagTGTGACCATATGTGGTTTTTGGGTATGCCTCACAGCCAATTACTGAGGAAATTTGGAGACTTGATGCAAGGTGATCGGAATCATGTTGAGATTTCATGTAAAATCTCTCATTGGACAAGTGAATTTGGAAAATTTGCTTCTATGGTTGCAAGGATGGGGGTACATGTGGAATGCACTTGTTCTCCTCTGAATTCCGTTATCATCCAAGACAACTCTCAAAATGTTGATGACTCTGAAGACACTATGCTCACACCTTTACTACCTCCTTGCTCCACTTCTAATGGTTCACATACGAATCTTGGGTGTCTCAATGGACTCAGACGCTGGAGACCTTGGTAACCCTAGGTGACATCTGATTCAAGGCTTCCAATGGATATAGCAAGTTGGTTCAACTAAAATTTGGGTATTGACTCAGCAGATGGTAATGGGTTTGAGTTGGGGTCTTCTTCAATAGCCCATCCCTTTCCAAAAAGAAATATTCCTAGGtattatttttacattgaaactaTTTTCCATTGTCTcatctttatttgattttttaaagttGTTGAATGCCAGAGTATGTCTCACTATTTTACATTGTTTGATTTGCATCTCTGGGGGATTTTGACACATCCCATTCTCTTTCTCTAAATTAATGGGCTTTTTCATATAGGTTAATAATTTAGAGAAAGAGAATGGGAAGTGACAAAGACCCCAATGGGAAAGCAGGATCGatagtcatatttttttttttttgaatttggtacAATTTCAAAGTCTTTTGgtcaaacatttttacaaagtGGTCCGGTATGCTGAATTTGGCATAACTAAGAATTTCACTAGGAGTGACTTAAAATCTCAGAAAATATTTTGCTCCCTTAAAAAAGGGGAAAATCATAgttcttattttatttgaaaatttatgattttaattgtCTTCTACAAGGTCCAAGTTTTATCCTGCACAAGCTCTACAATACCGAATGGCCAAATTGGAGTACTTTTGGTCGACACAGGCCCTTTGTAGCAATTAGCTGCTCAAATCCGTTGCCAATGTTTTAAAAGAGGTGGGCTCCATGCATTCAGTGGGAGCATCTTCAGTGCATTCGAGCAATTCAGATAGTCTAATCAGGGATATGCCAGTCATTGCCGACTTGAAACATCACCAGTGTTTCTGAGATACAAGATAAACcagaaaaacccattaaaagaaaagaaaagatacgcTAGAAAAACAACACCAATGTCACCCTCCAAAAACTATCCCAAACGCTATGGATGGTGGCGGGTCATCCTCAGTCCCTCACGACACTGAGCTCCAGCATTTATTGCCTCCTATGCCAACTTCTTACTGTTTCAACAATGTCGAAGCTTTGGGGGCTTTCAATGGATGCGGCAAATGAGTTTAATTTGGGTTCTTCTTCATTGGTCTATCCCTCTGTAAAATGATTTCGACTTCAATCCATATCCATAgtcgaagaaaatgaaaacatcTTAGTTCGATCAAATTTCGAAGAAACATGGCAAGGTACTGTCATCtttgtttgatttcttttgaGTTGTTGAATGCCAGTGTATGTCTCAACACTGTTTTAtgaaaaagggggaaaataaTGTTCGTATTTTGTTTAACTATTTTATGATTTGAATTGTCTTAACATGCAGATGAATTGGATGATTGTGATTGTAATgggtttcaatttttcttgCCTTAATGTTATGACCACCTGCCTAGACTTCTCAATGGTAGAGAGCCATTTTCCAATGCAGCAGTTCCTCAGCCTCCTCTAGTCCCTGATCACAGTTGGTGTCTTTCCTTGACATCTGATTCAAGGCTTCTAATGGATATACCAAATGGAACTATTATTACATTGAAACTATTTTCCTTTGCATCATcttcatttgatttattttacGTTGTTGAATGCCAGAGTATGTCTCCCTTTTTTGCATTGTTTGATTTGCATATTTGCGGGTCTTTTTCACTTCCTATTCTCTTTCTCTAAATTAATGAGCTCTTTCATGTGGGATACTAATTCAATTTGAAAGGACATTTATGCAAAGAAAAAGCAGAATTGGtgatcattttatttgtttttgaatttcatttcttgtaaatttgtaatggCAAAAGAGCCTTAAAAATTATTTGGGAAAAAAGCATTAAATTGTCTAGTTAATTCTTTGAGGTTATTGCTATCCAAGGCATGCATACCTAAATATCTTTTGATTAATATGAAGAAAGTATCCTTAATTTGAGgtttaaattcaaatctacaaaGTCTAACCCTGTGGtagcaagaaaattattatacaAAATGTAGCCGTGTTGAAGTGTTCGGAAATTTGGCAAGAACAGAAAGTTTATATTTTGATTCTCAAAACCCTCCCCCTTGCCCTACCAAAGACCCAAAACAGAGAAACTATGGCTGTTCATAGAGTCAGAATATTTTCAGTCTTCATAGTTCCCCATTGTTTGTGATTTGTATCAGTATGTATAGCTTATGAATTGTTTTGAATACATGGGTTGCTGCTGTTATTGCAGTTAGTTGTTTCATGGCACATGAAAGCTGCTACCATGTGTGAATTTTCCAAGCAGGAGTTTATGGGTGGGCTACAAGGGCTAGGGTAAGTatataaattgttatttatGCTATACTTATTCTCGAGTTTAATGATATCGATTAAGAGTTTGGAACTGCCGTGATTAAGGCTATATATTCTGATG contains the following coding sequences:
- the LOC115961305 gene encoding disease resistance protein LAZ5-like, with product MENKGSNNIRGMMIVPPEPTKLQIEANCFEKMKNLKFLMVGNVDICRGLEYLPNGLRVLDWLWFPLSSLPSNFHPQNLVALNLPQSRIILDKLFKRIQCRSLTHMNFRNCQYIRKLPDLLSATPNVKNLDLNDCRKLVKIYDSIGYLDKLESWELNGCFELRILPSCIVMKSLKVLFLFDCKRVRRFPDIPQRMENLRYLSLAHTAITELPPSIGNLAGLEILEIGSPFYLCRLPISIYELQLISQLLLYGNVQFPKSMGIGRQAPLNFLKKLTSCFTHSEKTKDLNLRECTIRFNRLDTLLIWDDKFLKKIPKLPEAIRRIEANNCISLNSESLRNLILQFGRKLGLPQDMKCSGVKIDLHSHHKLSHQIDFSSRVSISELRVLFVESFPTIDVYLASDLAEIYSIRVPGKKIPKWFNHQSTEGTILFWVGPEFPIVALCVVFHLVPLKDSYADNDSYGFVRDDIISWDCDLRIFINGHKRPFIERVLFHFIKCDHMWFLGMPHSQLLRKFGDLMQGDRNHVEISCKISHWTSEFGKFASMVARMGVHVECTCSPLNSVIIQDNSQNVDDSEDTMLTPLLPPCSTSNGSHTNLGCLNGLRRWRPW
- the LOC115959236 gene encoding TMV resistance protein N-like, with protein sequence MALVTSKGVLSSSSSSSFTHKLKNFDVFLNFRGEDTRLGFIGHLYNALCQQGINAFIDDNFQRGEEISIGLLKIIESSRISIIVFSENYASSTWCLDELAKIVECKKNGQLVRPVFYNVDPSEVRNQIGKFGEALSKHEEKMKDNKKLHSWREALHEAANISGWHYKHGKWVERLSDRNHPKNPNYVVDYGIMRMLLKY